tccaggaagaggaaggacatacAGTGTCTCAAATGTGGgaaaaagggcacataaaataatattatccaaagaagaagaaggggaatgcaTAGAATAAATAGGGTCCATCAAAATCggtgaatgtagttgaagaaggctTAGAGAGCGGTAACGGGGATATGCTTTTTGTTTCATTCGGTTTGGATCAAGTAAGGGATTCTTAGATTCTAGATTCGGCATGCTCTTATCACTTAAAACCcaataaaaattggtttaacACCTACAAGTTAGTAAATTCAGGTTCTATTATGATGGGTAACGATGCATCAtgcaaagtttttggaataaagaATATCATAATtcaaatgtttgatggtgttgttacaacgttgtgtgatgttaggcatataaCAGATTTACTAAAGAATCCGATTTCATTAGACACTTTAGATTATAATGGGTTTAATTACAAGTTTGCAAGTCaagtaatgaaggtgagtaaaggtAACTTAATAGTGATGAAGGGAAATAAATTAGTaggaaatatctatacactgctAGGTATAGTACCATAGTTGAAGGTGGAGCTATAGCTACTGATTCTGAGTCAGATTGTACTATCTTGTCGCATATGCGGTTAGGGAATATAGGTGAGTGTGGGATGATagagcttcataagagaaatcttttgaagggtgtcaaaacatgtAAGTTGAATTTTTACAGGTATATATTGTGTTCGTGGGAAACAGGATAGGGTGCAGTTCAAGAAAGCCACACATAAGACGaagggaattcttgactatgttcataaagatgtttggggaccggtaaGGGTATCATCATGGGGTCGACATACACATTtcatgagttttattgatgattactcacgaaaggtctatgtgtacttcatgtggcacaagtcagaaacatttgccaagttcaagttgtggaaaactgaagtggaaaaccagactgGGAGGAAGATTAAATGCCTTAAGTTCAACAATGATACTGAGTACATAGATTCAAAGTTCATGGAGTTGTGCAAGCAGCATGACACTAAGAGACATTTCATAGTATGCAAGACACCACAACATAATGGCGTGGTGGAAATAATGAGCCGAATAATAGTTGAAAGAGTTTGGTGTCTCATGTTCAATGCAgagcttgcaaagaacttctagGTAGAATCTGTGATTATGGTGCGTTTCTTGATTAACTGATCACTAAGGGTAGCACCAGATGGGAAAGTAGCAGAGGAGGCGTGGACAGGTACATAGCACGatagactactctggtttgagagtgtttgaaTGTCTAGCCTACGTGCACGTTTCTATTGAGAAGAGAttgaaacttgatgcaaagtcttgGCATTGTTTCTTTTTGTGGTATTAGAAAGGGGTGAAAGTTTTGAAGTTGTAGGATCtgaaggcaaacaaggtggtgatcagcagagatgtgatttttgatgagaaTGTCATATTGCAGCGTACCCAAGAAGAATAGAAAGAGATGCCAGAAAACTATAACAACAATGAACAAGTGTGTAGGTGGAGCTAGAGACTTATGATAGAGATTACAATGTTCAGAATGCAGGAAGTCCAATCTCAGGAGACCAGCAGCATCACAATATAGCTATACAGGCCCaaatgcactatcaggccacccccCAAGTATGGTTTTGATGATCTGGTTTCTTATGAACTTATTACTAGTAGtgaggatcctactacttttcaaaagGCAGTGCACAACTAAGAGAGgagtagatggatgggtgctatggtggaaAAGATGGAGtctttgcataagaaccagacatgAGAGTTGGTGGAACTTCCAAAGAGGAAGAGAAtgataggatgcaaatgggtgtacaggaagaAAGTGGCGGTCACcaaaaaagaaggagaaaattgGTCCATATGCTAATAATGGGCACCActcatgaggctaaaaaatgtCCATCTAACGAGTACTACTCATGAGACAACAAAAGAAAATTAGCCCATCTAATAAGCACTGCTTATGAGGCCCAAACATGTCCATCTGGTGAGCACTACTTAAAAAGAAACGAGAGATGGATACTCCTTGGTAAAGTATAGGCCTATCTTATGAGCACCGCTTATGAGCCAACAAGAAACGAGTAATGTACGACAAAGTATTTGCAATGTACTCTCAAACTAGAAAGGTAATTCTAAGACtcgagaattttttttttttgtggggggggggggggggggagaactAATATAACCTAAAAGAGATCCTGACATTAAACTCGACATTAACTCATATAagatcaaaaaataagaaaagcaTTAAAAGATCAATGTAAAGGAGGTAATATCCATTAATTAAAGCAAGGGATTAGCACAACAATATAAAAATTAGAGAGACACATTTAATATAATTACTTGTATTGTGCTCCCTtcattaaaattatattattcaAATAATTAATTTGATTGTAGTATATAACATGATTTTAATAAAGGGGATACAATACCTATGCCACCTAGTTTTGTTTCGTTTTTGAGTTACAGAATATGAGGATATACGTGTAATAAAGTCCTGTATGAacctctttaaaaaaattaataattaagtaACTAAGCAAGCTAAAGGTAGCGTAAAAGTAATGAAGAAGgatgtaaataaataaatctcacaTCCGCATTTGTAACCCACGGGACGATCCGCAATGTTGCAGCGCTTGGGGATGGTGATGAAGATGGCAGGCTTCATCCCTGAGTTCTTGGCGACATCAGACATCATGACAGCGCAAAGGCAGGATGGGTTGCGGCTGATGGCCCTCGCCAGCTCGCAGCACTTGGCAGGAACAATGACGTTCTCATCTTGTGCAGCCCCAGCACATGGCGCCAGCTTTACTGCCTCCTTGTTTGGATCAGATTTTCCGCACTCTCCCGCTGCTTCTGCCCTCTCCACCCCCGCTATAATCCCCACCACCACGACCATCACTCCCAACATGCACATCACCTTCAATGAACCCCTCTCCATTTTTCAATACTCTCTccctccttccctctctctctctctctctctctctctctctctctctctctctctctctctctctctgtgatgCTGTGCAGATGTTGTATCTCCCAACGGCGGCGTTTTATAGGGGAGAGTAAGGTGGTGGGGATGGTGCTTCAATTTTGTTGGGCCTGAAACCCACTGAGGACTAATGGGGCGTGGCGCGCACTTCATTAATTGAAGAAGAAGATGCCTTGCATTTTTGTTATTGCTGCTCGCACTGAAGGAGTAATGTTTGAGCGTGCAGATTAATTAGGTGCCTCTGCGGCAGTCGTCTCAACGACAGTGGTTAAGCAATTTCATGCAAGATCCTGGTTATTCAACCACCACACCCACGCTCTCCACCACCGACTGCCGTCTGGGTGCT
This Malania oleifera isolate guangnan ecotype guangnan chromosome 11, ASM2987363v1, whole genome shotgun sequence DNA region includes the following protein-coding sequences:
- the LOC131168443 gene encoding uncharacterized protein LOC131168443, which produces MERGSLKVMCMLGVMVVVVGIIAGVERAEAAGECGKSDPNKEAVKLAPCAGAAQDENVIVPAKCCELARAISRNPSCLCAVMMSDVAKNSGMKPAIFITIPKRCNIADRPVGYKCGSYTLP